CTAGTTATATAAAGAAAAACCTAAATAAAGTTAATATTAACAGATGAAAAAATAAAAGGCAGATTAATAGCTAAATTCTAAAATAATAGGCAAATTAAAAATTAAAGAGCTAATAACAAAAGTGAATAAATTATAAATAACCTCATACTCAATTAATAATTAACTAATAAAAATAAAAAACTGAAAATATAAAGATAGAAACAGTATTCTGAAATTATAATCAAATAAGTAAGTTTATAAATTAAAAAGAATTAATATGAGATAAGTAATATCAATAATTAAAAATTAGAGGAAAATAATGTCAGAATTAGCTGCTTTTATTATGACCTGTCTAAGTGCAGTATACTTTATAATGCCTGCCTATATTGCAAATCTCAGTGGACTTGCATTTGGAGGGACCACACCGGTAGATTTTGGGAAAAATTTCATTGATGGGCATAGGATCATAGGGGATGGAGTAACTTGGAAAGGACTAATTTTTGGAACAATAACTGGAACTCTTGTGGGAGCTATAGAAGGAGTTTTGATTTGGGACCCCGTATATGGATTAATTGTGGGTTTCCTTTTAAGTTTTGGTGCATTATTAGGTGATGCGGCTGGAAGTTTTATTAAAAGAAGGTTAGGCATAAATAGAGGCAGACCTGCTCCAATTTTAGATCAGCTAGATTTTATTGCAGGAGCATTAATTTTAGCATCATTATACACAACCATAAGCTCAGAAACAGTGATAATAATTGCAATACTTACATTAATAATCCATTTAATATCAAACATGATTGCATATCTCCTTGGAATGAAAGAAGTTTGGTATTAGTTGATTTTTTAGTAATTTACTTTATTTAACTCATCTAATTTAATTATTCTTAGTTAATTATTCTTATTTAATTTTTATTTAATTACTTTTTTATTTAATAATTCTTATTTAATTATTTTTAATATTGTTATTTACAATCCCTATTCAATAATTCTTATTTAGTTTTTAATTTAACTAGCTTATTCAATTATATTAATATGTTATATTAATATGTAATAAAAAATATATAAATATTACTTTTTTCATGATTTGTATTAAAAATAGAAAAATTTAAATATTAAAAATAATATAAAAATTATGAT
This genomic interval from Methanobrevibacter arboriphilus JCM 13429 = DSM 1125 contains the following:
- a CDS encoding CDP-2,3-bis-(O-geranylgeranyl)-sn-glycerol synthase is translated as MMSELAAFIMTCLSAVYFIMPAYIANLSGLAFGGTTPVDFGKNFIDGHRIIGDGVTWKGLIFGTITGTLVGAIEGVLIWDPVYGLIVGFLLSFGALLGDAAGSFIKRRLGINRGRPAPILDQLDFIAGALILASLYTTISSETVIIIAILTLIIHLISNMIAYLLGMKEVWY